ACGACACTCAGCTGCGCAGGCGCGAGAATGGGATGGCGACTATTCACTTCGATTGGTTTTTGCTGGCGGTTGATTTTCTTTTTGCGGTCGGTGCCCTTCGGTTCGAAGCAGGTACATTGAGGAAATTGAACCAATGATCACCGACATCCACAGTGACCTAGCGAGCTTTCGAACTTTGACATTCACTCCAGGTCTTAACATCCTGTTGGCCGAAAGGCACGAGACGTCTGGAGCGCGAGATACCCGTAATGGCACCGGCAAAACCAGCATGGTCGAACTTCTTCACCTGCTCGTTCAAGACCGGAAGAATCCTGAGGACGATTTTCACAAAGAGATGCTCGTCGGTCGAACGTTCGGGGCGAGGTTCCGTGAGGAAGGACGAGATTACACGATCTCGCGTAAAACAAATACCGGCAAGGATCGTGACGAAGCCTCTCTGGACGGCAAAGCAATCGAATTCAAGGAGCTTCGGTCGAAGCTTGCTCTGAAATGGTTTGGGCTCAGCGATGAGGATTCGAATGGCACTTTTGCGCCGAAATTCGGCGCTCTCTTTGCGTATTTTGTGCGCAAGGCGAGGAACGGGGCTTTCAATAACCCGATTCTAAATTCGTCTGATCAAAATGCGTGGGATAGCCAGATTAATCTTGCTTACCTCCTCGGTTTCGATTGGAAGCTCATTCAAAAGCTACAGCTACTTAAGGAGCAGAAGAAGAAGGCCGACAACCTAGTAGGCATGATAAGAGAAGGGTATTTTTCGAACGGTGCTCTCGATCTCAATAAAATGCAATCTCGCCTTGATATTCTAGAAGTCGAGGTGGAGAGGAAGCGGCGCGAGATTGCGTCCTCTGAGGTGATCGACGGCTACAGGGACCATGAGAGAGCAGCTAATGCTTTCGCGAATGACATTCGCGAGTTGAACGAAGCCAACCTCAAGGACCTCGATCTTGTTGAGAGCATCAACCTTGCGCTGCAGGAGGTTGAGGATGCAAACCTAGCGGACGTGCGTACGATGTACGAGCAAGTTGGAGTATTCTTCCCTGATCAGGTGAAGCGTCGCTTTAGCGAGGTTGCGGAATTTCATCGCAAACTGGCTGAGAACAGACATATTCAGCTCACTGATGAAAAGCGAAGAGCCGAACAACGAATCAAAGAACGCCGGACGGAGATAGATCGATTTCAAAAGGGATTGAAAGAAAAGCTCGGGATACTGCAATCTGGCATCGCGATTGATCGCCTGACCCGACTTCAATCGGAACTGCATGCGTTCGAGATCGAGATGGCTGACCTGAATGTGCAGATTCCGCGCTTGCGGGACGTCGTAGAGGAGCAAGCTCGTTTAAAGCGGCAGATCAGTGAGCAGGTCGAATTGATCGGCCATGATGTCCAAGAACGAGATGAAGCTCGTAAGTTCGCAGTCCAGGCCTTCGCAGAGGTTTCCCGATGGCTTTATGACATCCCCGGAAACTTGATACTCGGGCGATCTAAAGGCGTCGGTGGATTAGAAATTGACACTGATATCGTTGGGAAGAAGAGCGGCGGCAAAAGCCATATGCAGGTGTTTTGTTTTGATTGGGTCTTGCTCCAGGCCGCCAGGCGACAAGGAAAGGGCCCCGACTTCTTAGTGCACGACAGCCATATCTTTGACGGCGTCGATGGTCGGCAAGTTGGTTTGGCGTTAAGTTATGCAAATGACAAAGCAAAGAAACTTGGGGTTCAATATATCGTCGCGATGAACTCGGATGATTTGGACAAGATAAAAAACGAAGAGATAGCGGGAGGAGAGCCAATTTTTGATCCTTCATCTTTCATTATACCTACAAGGCTATCCGATGATACTGGCGGCGGGTTGTTTGGAATAAAATTCTAGAATGGACTTTTCTGCCAGATGTTAGGGTTTCTAACTGGCGCGATGTAATGCCTAGCAGAATGGGTTGATCTTAGACGGGTGCTGCTGCTCCGCTATGGGCCGCGGCAAAAAAATTTCTACCGTCCTTCCCATTTTGTCGTTCATTCGCGCAATGTAGTTGAATGGACATGTGGCAAGCTGATGGAAGACGATGTCGAACATCTATCATTATTGGAGGTTGGGCGGCTCCTAGGCCGTCAACGGCAGGCTGATTTGCTGCGCCTTGCCGCCCTCGCGGAGACCTGGGTCCGCGGCAACCCACGTCGCCAAGCATCGGATTTGCTCAATGAGGCGCTTGCCAGGGTTTTAGCAGGGGACAGGCCGTGGCCCGCTAGCCTTTCTCTCCATGCTTTCCTTTCTCAGGTGATGCGCAGCATTGCCAGCCAATGGCGTCATGAGGATATGCGCGAACCGCTTGTCGCGGATCAACTCAGCCAGCACTGCGATGCCGCCATGGAAGATGGCTTCGATTTAGCCGACCTTGCCCACCGCATGAGAGCGGCACTCTCAGGTGATCCGGTGGCGACAGGCATTTTCGATCACATCATGACCCAGACGAGCCGCAAGCAGGCGTGCGATGCACTCGGCCTGGACGCCACCGGTTACGATACCGCACGCCGCCGGATGACGCGCGCGCTTAGGCGCCGATTCAAACCAGGATGGACCAAATGACGACCAGCCGCCCTGCCAATGATCAAGTTCTTGCACTTATCGCGGAAAGCATTCTCGAAGCGACCGACGATGAAATTATCGAAACCGCTCGCGCGCACGGCGTTGATGTAGACGCATTGGAGAGAAAGGTACGAGAGATTATCGCAGCCCGTGTCGCCGAGGTCCAGCCGCCACCATCGCTACGGATCGGCGAGACTGTCGCTTTGCGATCGGATCCCACACGAATTGGCGTCATTACTGGGATCACACCAAGTAATCGAGAAACGCGGCTTAACGTGTTCATCGACGGGCGCCTTGAGACCCTGTATTTGAGTCAGGTTGTACGGGCAAATCTCGCGCCAGGCGCGGTGCGTGCAACTCTGAGTGAGTTCCATGCACGCCTGACAGCCCTGCAACTTGCCGAACCAAGCATCGCGAATCTCTATTCGTTGCAGGCAGGTCGTATTGACTTCATCCCCTATCAGTTCCGGCCAGTTCTGAAATTCATACGCGCTGATCGTCCGAGGTTGCTGGTTGCCGATGAAGTCGGCGTCGGCAAGACTATTGAAGCAGGTCTTCTGCTTCGGGAGTTGCAGGCGCGCCGGCCGCTGCGTTCGGTGCTAGTCGTTTGTTCGAAGGCGCTTGTGGCGGAAGAAAAATGGCACCGTGAGATGCGTCGTTTCGACGAAGAGTTTGTGACGCTCGGTAGTGATGAGCTTCGATACTGCCTTGATCAGAGTGA
This window of the Rhizobium bangladeshense genome carries:
- a CDS encoding DUF2326 domain-containing protein codes for the protein MITDIHSDLASFRTLTFTPGLNILLAERHETSGARDTRNGTGKTSMVELLHLLVQDRKNPEDDFHKEMLVGRTFGARFREEGRDYTISRKTNTGKDRDEASLDGKAIEFKELRSKLALKWFGLSDEDSNGTFAPKFGALFAYFVRKARNGAFNNPILNSSDQNAWDSQINLAYLLGFDWKLIQKLQLLKEQKKKADNLVGMIREGYFSNGALDLNKMQSRLDILEVEVERKRREIASSEVIDGYRDHERAANAFANDIRELNEANLKDLDLVESINLALQEVEDANLADVRTMYEQVGVFFPDQVKRRFSEVAEFHRKLAENRHIQLTDEKRRAEQRIKERRTEIDRFQKGLKEKLGILQSGIAIDRLTRLQSELHAFEIEMADLNVQIPRLRDVVEEQARLKRQISEQVELIGHDVQERDEARKFAVQAFAEVSRWLYDIPGNLILGRSKGVGGLEIDTDIVGKKSGGKSHMQVFCFDWVLLQAARRQGKGPDFLVHDSHIFDGVDGRQVGLALSYANDKAKKLGVQYIVAMNSDDLDKIKNEEIAGGEPIFDPSSFIIPTRLSDDTGGGLFGIKF
- a CDS encoding ABC-three component system middle component 6 is translated as MLLPTKHIKTENSLVGVGAEVLAELSRPKTVSTLFHDTQLRRRENGMATIHFDWFLLAVDFLFAVGALRFEAGTLRKLNQ